One Lucilia cuprina isolate Lc7/37 chromosome 4, ASM2204524v1, whole genome shotgun sequence DNA segment encodes these proteins:
- the LOC111690812 gene encoding maternal protein pumilio isoform X7 encodes MVVLETATALLGGPYAQGAPALKMVQKRYIGLHQWLGPLRSKELKEHIVSDDLLANALNQNQVSFDFNEFLKNPVEQLFRSQNPGLAAATNAAAAAAAAAAATTAGAPPGAPNGTMQPQQMQMAAASQQFLAAQQNAAYAAQQAAPYVINPGQDAAPYMGLIAAQMPQYYGVAPWGMYPGNLIPQQGTQPRRPLTPSQQGAENQSYQVIPAFFDQSGSLVMGPRTGTPMRLVSPAPVLVPPGAARAGPPPPQGPPQLYPPQPQTAQQNLYSQQNGSSVGGLALNTSSLTGRRDSFDRTTSAFSPSAMDYTNSNAAAANAVSTTVAQAAAAAAAAAAARGKWPGAVTNTYGALGATASASPIGAAITPPPPPQSCLINNRAPGAETKYRQQMAVGLPPAAAAAQAAAVAAAANNMFGSNSSLFSKHLAIPGTTPAAAAAAAAAAAAVAATRQTVTAGVGSVGAAAAAAAAAAAAAGGAAQPGRSRLLEDFRNQRYPNLQLRDLANHIVEFSQDQHGSRFIQQKLERATAAEKQMVFNEILGDAYSLMTDVFGNYVIQKFFEFGTPEQKNTLGMQVKGHVLQLALQMYGCRVIQKALESISAEQQQEIVRELDGNVLKCVKDQNGNHVVQKCIECVDPSALQFIINAFKSQVYSLSTHPYGCRVIQRILEHCTAEQTQPILDELHEHTEQLIQDQYGNYVIQHVLEHGKPEDKSILINSVRGKVLVLSQHKFASNVVEKCVTHATRSERTALIDEVCTFNDNALHVMMKDQYANYVVQKMIDVSEPTQLKKLMNKIRPHMAALRKYTYGKHINAKLEKYFMKTSNPITTTATSTPGVVGVGIGIAASSANTTAGITVTAGNTITTAAAITTAANTATATAVTPAAVSQQSLENGISVSTPMDTSAVNVSNSVTSVVTSTNLGPIGPPTTNGVL; translated from the exons GTAAGTTTTGACTTCAATGAATTCCTGAAAAATCCTGTCGag CAATTATTCCGCTCACAAAATCCTGGCCTTGCTGCTGCTACAAATGCTGCCGCCGCCGCTGCAGCAGCTGCGGCTGCCACAACAGCTGGTGCACCTCCTGGCGCACCCAATGGCACAATGCAACCCCAACAAATGCAAATGGCTGCTGCTTCACAACAATTCTTGGCTGCCCAACAGAATGCTGCATACGCAGCACAACAGGCAGCACCCTACGTGATTAATCCGGGTCAAGATGCAGCACCCTATATGGGTTTAATAGCTGCACAAATGCCACAATATTATGGTGTTGCACCTTGGGGCATGTATCCAGGCAATTTAATACCACAACAAGGCACACAACCAAGAAGGCCGTTAACGCCATCACAACAAGGGGCCGAAAATCAATCTTATCAG GTCATACCGGCATTTTTTGATCAGAGCGGTTCGCTTGTTATGGGACCACGTACAGGAACACCAATGCGCCTTGTTAGTCCAGCACCTGTTTTAGTGCCACCAGGCGCCGCACGTGCCGGACCACCACCACCACAAGGTCCACCCCAACTATATCCGCCACAACCCCAAACAGCACAACAGAATTTATATTCACAACAAAATGGTTCAAGTGTTGGAG GTCTTGCTTTGAATACATCATCATTGACCGGAAGACGAGATTCATTTGATCGCACCACTTCTGCCTTCAGTCCCTCAGCGATGGATTATACCAACAGTAATGCTGCTGCCGCCAATGCGGTTTCGACCACAGTAGCACAAGCAGCCGCcgcagcagctgctgctgccGCTGCTCGGGGAAAATGGCCGGGTGCAGTGACCAATACATATGGTGCTTTAGGAGCAACAGCTTCAGCCAGTCCCATCGGAGCTGCCATTACACCACCTCCACCACCACAATCGTGCCTAATTAATAATCGTGCTCCAGGAGCAGAAACTAAATATCGTCAACAAATGGCTGTGGGTTTGCCACCAGCTGCAGCAGCTGCCCAAGCGGCGGCCGTAGCAGCAGCCGCTAACAATATGTTTGGTTCAAATAGTTCATTATTCTCTAAGCACTTGGCTATACCGGGTACGACACCAGCCgcagctgctgctgcagcagctgCCGCCGCCGCTGTGGCTGCTACCAGACAAACAGTGACAGCCGGTGTGGGAAGTGTAGGTGCGGCCGCCGCAGCAGCTGCAGCAGCAGCCGCGGCTGCTGGTGGTGCTGCCCAACCGGGTCGTTCGCGTCTCCTAGAAGATTTCCGCAACCAACGTTATCCAAATCTCCAGTTGCGTGACTTGGCCAATCACATAGTCGAGTTTTCACAAGATCAACATGGCTCCCGTTTCATACAACAGAAACTTGAACGTGCTACCGCGGCTGAAAAGCAAATGGTCTTTAATGAAATCCTAGGTGATGCCTACAGTCTCATGACTGATGTCTTTGGCAATTATGTCATACAGAAATTCTTTGAATTCGGTACTCCCGAACAGAAAAACACCTTGGGCATGCAGGTCAAAGGCCATGTACTACAGTTGGCTCTACAAATGTACGGCTGCCGGGTCATACAAAAAGCCTTGGAATCGATTTCGGCCGAACAGCAACAAGAAATTGTACGTGAGTTGGATGGCAACGTTTTGAAGTGTGTCAAAGATCAGAATGGCAATCATGTTGTACAGAAATGCATTGAATGCGTTGATCCCTCAGCATTGCAGTTCATCATAAATGCCTTCAAGAGTCAGGTGTATTCGTTAAGCACTCATCCCTACGGTTGTCGTGTTATACAACGCATTCTAGAGCATTGCACTGCGGAGCAGACACAGCCCATATTGGATGAATTACATGAACATACAGAACAATTGATACAGGATCAATATGGCAATTATGTTATACAACATGTATTGG aacATGGCAAACCTGAggataaatcaattttaattaatagtgTACGAGGCAAAGTATTGGTTTTGTCACAACACAAATTTGCTTCCAATGTTGTTGAGAAGTGTGTTACACATGCTACACGATCTGAGCGTACAGCACTTATTGATGAAGTCTGTACATTTAATGACAA TGCCTTACACGTTATGATGAAAGATCAGTATGCCAACTATGTGGTACAAAAAATGATCGATGTCTCGGAACCGACACAACTTAAGAAACTCATGAATAAAATACGCCCACATATGGCGGCGCTACGCAAATACACCTACGGCAAACACATTAATGCCAAATTGGAAAAGTATTTCATGAAAACCTCCAATCCCATCACAACAACAGCCACCAGCACACCAGGCGTAGTGGGTGTCGGTATAGGTATAGCTGCCTCCTCGGCTAATACCACAGCAGGCATAACAGTAACAGCGGGCAATACCATAACAACAGCAGCTGCCATTACCACAGCAGCAAATACCGCCACAGCCACAGCAGTTACACCGGCTGCTGTCAGCCAGCAATCGTTAGAGAATGGCATCAGTGTAAGCACACCTATGGACACAAGTGCTGTCAATGTCAGCAACTCGGTGACATCTGTAGTGACTAGCACAAATTTGGGACCCATTGGTCCACCCACCACAAATGGGGTTTTGTAA
- the LOC111690812 gene encoding maternal protein pumilio isoform X6: protein MVVLETATALLGGPYAQGAPALKMVQKRYIGLHQWLGPLRSKELKEHIVGDNVSDDLLANALNQNQVSFDFNEFLKNPVEQLFRSQNPGLAAATNAAAAAAAAAAATTAGAPPGAPNGTMQPQQMQMAAASQQFLAAQQNAAYAAQQAAPYVINPGQDAAPYMGLIAAQMPQYYGVAPWGMYPGNLIPQQGTQPRRPLTPSQQGAENQSYQVIPAFFDQSGSLVMGPRTGTPMRLVSPAPVLVPPGAARAGPPPPQGPPQLYPPQPQTAQQNLYSQQNGSSVGGLALNTSSLTGRRDSFDRTTSAFSPSAMDYTNSNAAAANAVSTTVAQAAAAAAAAAAARGKWPGAVTNTYGALGATASASPIGAAITPPPPPQSCLINNRAPGAETKYRQQMAVGLPPAAAAAQAAAVAAAANNMFGSNSSLFSKHLAIPGTTPAAAAAAAAAAAAVAATRQTVTAGVGSVGAAAAAAAAAAAAAGGAAQPGRSRLLEDFRNQRYPNLQLRDLANHIVEFSQDQHGSRFIQQKLERATAAEKQMVFNEILGDAYSLMTDVFGNYVIQKFFEFGTPEQKNTLGMQVKGHVLQLALQMYGCRVIQKALESISAEQQQEIVRELDGNVLKCVKDQNGNHVVQKCIECVDPSALQFIINAFKSQVYSLSTHPYGCRVIQRILEHCTAEQTQPILDELHEHTEQLIQDQYGNYVIQHVLEHGKPEDKSILINSVRGKVLVLSQHKFASNVVEKCVTHATRSERTALIDEVCTFNDNALHVMMKDQYANYVVQKMIDVSEPTQLKKLMNKIRPHMAALRKYTYGKHINAKLEKYFMKTSNPITTTATSTPGVVGVGIGIAASSANTTAGITVTAGNTITTAAAITTAANTATATAVTPAAVSQQSLENGISVSTPMDTSAVNVSNSVTSVVTSTNLGPIGPPTTNGVL from the exons GTAAGTTTTGACTTCAATGAATTCCTGAAAAATCCTGTCGag CAATTATTCCGCTCACAAAATCCTGGCCTTGCTGCTGCTACAAATGCTGCCGCCGCCGCTGCAGCAGCTGCGGCTGCCACAACAGCTGGTGCACCTCCTGGCGCACCCAATGGCACAATGCAACCCCAACAAATGCAAATGGCTGCTGCTTCACAACAATTCTTGGCTGCCCAACAGAATGCTGCATACGCAGCACAACAGGCAGCACCCTACGTGATTAATCCGGGTCAAGATGCAGCACCCTATATGGGTTTAATAGCTGCACAAATGCCACAATATTATGGTGTTGCACCTTGGGGCATGTATCCAGGCAATTTAATACCACAACAAGGCACACAACCAAGAAGGCCGTTAACGCCATCACAACAAGGGGCCGAAAATCAATCTTATCAG GTCATACCGGCATTTTTTGATCAGAGCGGTTCGCTTGTTATGGGACCACGTACAGGAACACCAATGCGCCTTGTTAGTCCAGCACCTGTTTTAGTGCCACCAGGCGCCGCACGTGCCGGACCACCACCACCACAAGGTCCACCCCAACTATATCCGCCACAACCCCAAACAGCACAACAGAATTTATATTCACAACAAAATGGTTCAAGTGTTGGAG GTCTTGCTTTGAATACATCATCATTGACCGGAAGACGAGATTCATTTGATCGCACCACTTCTGCCTTCAGTCCCTCAGCGATGGATTATACCAACAGTAATGCTGCTGCCGCCAATGCGGTTTCGACCACAGTAGCACAAGCAGCCGCcgcagcagctgctgctgccGCTGCTCGGGGAAAATGGCCGGGTGCAGTGACCAATACATATGGTGCTTTAGGAGCAACAGCTTCAGCCAGTCCCATCGGAGCTGCCATTACACCACCTCCACCACCACAATCGTGCCTAATTAATAATCGTGCTCCAGGAGCAGAAACTAAATATCGTCAACAAATGGCTGTGGGTTTGCCACCAGCTGCAGCAGCTGCCCAAGCGGCGGCCGTAGCAGCAGCCGCTAACAATATGTTTGGTTCAAATAGTTCATTATTCTCTAAGCACTTGGCTATACCGGGTACGACACCAGCCgcagctgctgctgcagcagctgCCGCCGCCGCTGTGGCTGCTACCAGACAAACAGTGACAGCCGGTGTGGGAAGTGTAGGTGCGGCCGCCGCAGCAGCTGCAGCAGCAGCCGCGGCTGCTGGTGGTGCTGCCCAACCGGGTCGTTCGCGTCTCCTAGAAGATTTCCGCAACCAACGTTATCCAAATCTCCAGTTGCGTGACTTGGCCAATCACATAGTCGAGTTTTCACAAGATCAACATGGCTCCCGTTTCATACAACAGAAACTTGAACGTGCTACCGCGGCTGAAAAGCAAATGGTCTTTAATGAAATCCTAGGTGATGCCTACAGTCTCATGACTGATGTCTTTGGCAATTATGTCATACAGAAATTCTTTGAATTCGGTACTCCCGAACAGAAAAACACCTTGGGCATGCAGGTCAAAGGCCATGTACTACAGTTGGCTCTACAAATGTACGGCTGCCGGGTCATACAAAAAGCCTTGGAATCGATTTCGGCCGAACAGCAACAAGAAATTGTACGTGAGTTGGATGGCAACGTTTTGAAGTGTGTCAAAGATCAGAATGGCAATCATGTTGTACAGAAATGCATTGAATGCGTTGATCCCTCAGCATTGCAGTTCATCATAAATGCCTTCAAGAGTCAGGTGTATTCGTTAAGCACTCATCCCTACGGTTGTCGTGTTATACAACGCATTCTAGAGCATTGCACTGCGGAGCAGACACAGCCCATATTGGATGAATTACATGAACATACAGAACAATTGATACAGGATCAATATGGCAATTATGTTATACAACATGTATTGG aacATGGCAAACCTGAggataaatcaattttaattaatagtgTACGAGGCAAAGTATTGGTTTTGTCACAACACAAATTTGCTTCCAATGTTGTTGAGAAGTGTGTTACACATGCTACACGATCTGAGCGTACAGCACTTATTGATGAAGTCTGTACATTTAATGACAA TGCCTTACACGTTATGATGAAAGATCAGTATGCCAACTATGTGGTACAAAAAATGATCGATGTCTCGGAACCGACACAACTTAAGAAACTCATGAATAAAATACGCCCACATATGGCGGCGCTACGCAAATACACCTACGGCAAACACATTAATGCCAAATTGGAAAAGTATTTCATGAAAACCTCCAATCCCATCACAACAACAGCCACCAGCACACCAGGCGTAGTGGGTGTCGGTATAGGTATAGCTGCCTCCTCGGCTAATACCACAGCAGGCATAACAGTAACAGCGGGCAATACCATAACAACAGCAGCTGCCATTACCACAGCAGCAAATACCGCCACAGCCACAGCAGTTACACCGGCTGCTGTCAGCCAGCAATCGTTAGAGAATGGCATCAGTGTAAGCACACCTATGGACACAAGTGCTGTCAATGTCAGCAACTCGGTGACATCTGTAGTGACTAGCACAAATTTGGGACCCATTGGTCCACCCACCACAAATGGGGTTTTGTAA
- the LOC111690812 gene encoding maternal protein pumilio isoform X9: MVVLETATALLGGPYAQGAPALKMVQKRYIGLHQWLGPLRSKELKEHIVSDDLLANALNQNQQLFRSQNPGLAAATNAAAAAAAAAAATTAGAPPGAPNGTMQPQQMQMAAASQQFLAAQQNAAYAAQQAAPYVINPGQDAAPYMGLIAAQMPQYYGVAPWGMYPGNLIPQQGTQPRRPLTPSQQGAENQSYQVIPAFFDQSGSLVMGPRTGTPMRLVSPAPVLVPPGAARAGPPPPQGPPQLYPPQPQTAQQNLYSQQNGSSVGGLALNTSSLTGRRDSFDRTTSAFSPSAMDYTNSNAAAANAVSTTVAQAAAAAAAAAAARGKWPGAVTNTYGALGATASASPIGAAITPPPPPQSCLINNRAPGAETKYRQQMAVGLPPAAAAAQAAAVAAAANNMFGSNSSLFSKHLAIPGTTPAAAAAAAAAAAAVAATRQTVTAGVGSVGAAAAAAAAAAAAAGGAAQPGRSRLLEDFRNQRYPNLQLRDLANHIVEFSQDQHGSRFIQQKLERATAAEKQMVFNEILGDAYSLMTDVFGNYVIQKFFEFGTPEQKNTLGMQVKGHVLQLALQMYGCRVIQKALESISAEQQQEIVRELDGNVLKCVKDQNGNHVVQKCIECVDPSALQFIINAFKSQVYSLSTHPYGCRVIQRILEHCTAEQTQPILDELHEHTEQLIQDQYGNYVIQHVLEHGKPEDKSILINSVRGKVLVLSQHKFASNVVEKCVTHATRSERTALIDEVCTFNDNALHVMMKDQYANYVVQKMIDVSEPTQLKKLMNKIRPHMAALRKYTYGKHINAKLEKYFMKTSNPITTTATSTPGVVGVGIGIAASSANTTAGITVTAGNTITTAAAITTAANTATATAVTPAAVSQQSLENGISVSTPMDTSAVNVSNSVTSVVTSTNLGPIGPPTTNGVL, from the exons CAATTATTCCGCTCACAAAATCCTGGCCTTGCTGCTGCTACAAATGCTGCCGCCGCCGCTGCAGCAGCTGCGGCTGCCACAACAGCTGGTGCACCTCCTGGCGCACCCAATGGCACAATGCAACCCCAACAAATGCAAATGGCTGCTGCTTCACAACAATTCTTGGCTGCCCAACAGAATGCTGCATACGCAGCACAACAGGCAGCACCCTACGTGATTAATCCGGGTCAAGATGCAGCACCCTATATGGGTTTAATAGCTGCACAAATGCCACAATATTATGGTGTTGCACCTTGGGGCATGTATCCAGGCAATTTAATACCACAACAAGGCACACAACCAAGAAGGCCGTTAACGCCATCACAACAAGGGGCCGAAAATCAATCTTATCAG GTCATACCGGCATTTTTTGATCAGAGCGGTTCGCTTGTTATGGGACCACGTACAGGAACACCAATGCGCCTTGTTAGTCCAGCACCTGTTTTAGTGCCACCAGGCGCCGCACGTGCCGGACCACCACCACCACAAGGTCCACCCCAACTATATCCGCCACAACCCCAAACAGCACAACAGAATTTATATTCACAACAAAATGGTTCAAGTGTTGGAG GTCTTGCTTTGAATACATCATCATTGACCGGAAGACGAGATTCATTTGATCGCACCACTTCTGCCTTCAGTCCCTCAGCGATGGATTATACCAACAGTAATGCTGCTGCCGCCAATGCGGTTTCGACCACAGTAGCACAAGCAGCCGCcgcagcagctgctgctgccGCTGCTCGGGGAAAATGGCCGGGTGCAGTGACCAATACATATGGTGCTTTAGGAGCAACAGCTTCAGCCAGTCCCATCGGAGCTGCCATTACACCACCTCCACCACCACAATCGTGCCTAATTAATAATCGTGCTCCAGGAGCAGAAACTAAATATCGTCAACAAATGGCTGTGGGTTTGCCACCAGCTGCAGCAGCTGCCCAAGCGGCGGCCGTAGCAGCAGCCGCTAACAATATGTTTGGTTCAAATAGTTCATTATTCTCTAAGCACTTGGCTATACCGGGTACGACACCAGCCgcagctgctgctgcagcagctgCCGCCGCCGCTGTGGCTGCTACCAGACAAACAGTGACAGCCGGTGTGGGAAGTGTAGGTGCGGCCGCCGCAGCAGCTGCAGCAGCAGCCGCGGCTGCTGGTGGTGCTGCCCAACCGGGTCGTTCGCGTCTCCTAGAAGATTTCCGCAACCAACGTTATCCAAATCTCCAGTTGCGTGACTTGGCCAATCACATAGTCGAGTTTTCACAAGATCAACATGGCTCCCGTTTCATACAACAGAAACTTGAACGTGCTACCGCGGCTGAAAAGCAAATGGTCTTTAATGAAATCCTAGGTGATGCCTACAGTCTCATGACTGATGTCTTTGGCAATTATGTCATACAGAAATTCTTTGAATTCGGTACTCCCGAACAGAAAAACACCTTGGGCATGCAGGTCAAAGGCCATGTACTACAGTTGGCTCTACAAATGTACGGCTGCCGGGTCATACAAAAAGCCTTGGAATCGATTTCGGCCGAACAGCAACAAGAAATTGTACGTGAGTTGGATGGCAACGTTTTGAAGTGTGTCAAAGATCAGAATGGCAATCATGTTGTACAGAAATGCATTGAATGCGTTGATCCCTCAGCATTGCAGTTCATCATAAATGCCTTCAAGAGTCAGGTGTATTCGTTAAGCACTCATCCCTACGGTTGTCGTGTTATACAACGCATTCTAGAGCATTGCACTGCGGAGCAGACACAGCCCATATTGGATGAATTACATGAACATACAGAACAATTGATACAGGATCAATATGGCAATTATGTTATACAACATGTATTGG aacATGGCAAACCTGAggataaatcaattttaattaatagtgTACGAGGCAAAGTATTGGTTTTGTCACAACACAAATTTGCTTCCAATGTTGTTGAGAAGTGTGTTACACATGCTACACGATCTGAGCGTACAGCACTTATTGATGAAGTCTGTACATTTAATGACAA TGCCTTACACGTTATGATGAAAGATCAGTATGCCAACTATGTGGTACAAAAAATGATCGATGTCTCGGAACCGACACAACTTAAGAAACTCATGAATAAAATACGCCCACATATGGCGGCGCTACGCAAATACACCTACGGCAAACACATTAATGCCAAATTGGAAAAGTATTTCATGAAAACCTCCAATCCCATCACAACAACAGCCACCAGCACACCAGGCGTAGTGGGTGTCGGTATAGGTATAGCTGCCTCCTCGGCTAATACCACAGCAGGCATAACAGTAACAGCGGGCAATACCATAACAACAGCAGCTGCCATTACCACAGCAGCAAATACCGCCACAGCCACAGCAGTTACACCGGCTGCTGTCAGCCAGCAATCGTTAGAGAATGGCATCAGTGTAAGCACACCTATGGACACAAGTGCTGTCAATGTCAGCAACTCGGTGACATCTGTAGTGACTAGCACAAATTTGGGACCCATTGGTCCACCCACCACAAATGGGGTTTTGTAA
- the LOC111690812 gene encoding maternal protein pumilio isoform X11 yields MVVLETATALLGGPYAQGAPALKMVQKRYIGLHQWLGPLRSKELKEHIQLFRSQNPGLAAATNAAAAAAAAAAATTAGAPPGAPNGTMQPQQMQMAAASQQFLAAQQNAAYAAQQAAPYVINPGQDAAPYMGLIAAQMPQYYGVAPWGMYPGNLIPQQGTQPRRPLTPSQQGAENQSYQVIPAFFDQSGSLVMGPRTGTPMRLVSPAPVLVPPGAARAGPPPPQGPPQLYPPQPQTAQQNLYSQQNGSSVGGLALNTSSLTGRRDSFDRTTSAFSPSAMDYTNSNAAAANAVSTTVAQAAAAAAAAAAARGKWPGAVTNTYGALGATASASPIGAAITPPPPPQSCLINNRAPGAETKYRQQMAVGLPPAAAAAQAAAVAAAANNMFGSNSSLFSKHLAIPGTTPAAAAAAAAAAAAVAATRQTVTAGVGSVGAAAAAAAAAAAAAGGAAQPGRSRLLEDFRNQRYPNLQLRDLANHIVEFSQDQHGSRFIQQKLERATAAEKQMVFNEILGDAYSLMTDVFGNYVIQKFFEFGTPEQKNTLGMQVKGHVLQLALQMYGCRVIQKALESISAEQQQEIVRELDGNVLKCVKDQNGNHVVQKCIECVDPSALQFIINAFKSQVYSLSTHPYGCRVIQRILEHCTAEQTQPILDELHEHTEQLIQDQYGNYVIQHVLEHGKPEDKSILINSVRGKVLVLSQHKFASNVVEKCVTHATRSERTALIDEVCTFNDNALHVMMKDQYANYVVQKMIDVSEPTQLKKLMNKIRPHMAALRKYTYGKHINAKLEKYFMKTSNPITTTATSTPGVVGVGIGIAASSANTTAGITVTAGNTITTAAAITTAANTATATAVTPAAVSQQSLENGISVSTPMDTSAVNVSNSVTSVVTSTNLGPIGPPTTNGVL; encoded by the exons CAATTATTCCGCTCACAAAATCCTGGCCTTGCTGCTGCTACAAATGCTGCCGCCGCCGCTGCAGCAGCTGCGGCTGCCACAACAGCTGGTGCACCTCCTGGCGCACCCAATGGCACAATGCAACCCCAACAAATGCAAATGGCTGCTGCTTCACAACAATTCTTGGCTGCCCAACAGAATGCTGCATACGCAGCACAACAGGCAGCACCCTACGTGATTAATCCGGGTCAAGATGCAGCACCCTATATGGGTTTAATAGCTGCACAAATGCCACAATATTATGGTGTTGCACCTTGGGGCATGTATCCAGGCAATTTAATACCACAACAAGGCACACAACCAAGAAGGCCGTTAACGCCATCACAACAAGGGGCCGAAAATCAATCTTATCAG GTCATACCGGCATTTTTTGATCAGAGCGGTTCGCTTGTTATGGGACCACGTACAGGAACACCAATGCGCCTTGTTAGTCCAGCACCTGTTTTAGTGCCACCAGGCGCCGCACGTGCCGGACCACCACCACCACAAGGTCCACCCCAACTATATCCGCCACAACCCCAAACAGCACAACAGAATTTATATTCACAACAAAATGGTTCAAGTGTTGGAG GTCTTGCTTTGAATACATCATCATTGACCGGAAGACGAGATTCATTTGATCGCACCACTTCTGCCTTCAGTCCCTCAGCGATGGATTATACCAACAGTAATGCTGCTGCCGCCAATGCGGTTTCGACCACAGTAGCACAAGCAGCCGCcgcagcagctgctgctgccGCTGCTCGGGGAAAATGGCCGGGTGCAGTGACCAATACATATGGTGCTTTAGGAGCAACAGCTTCAGCCAGTCCCATCGGAGCTGCCATTACACCACCTCCACCACCACAATCGTGCCTAATTAATAATCGTGCTCCAGGAGCAGAAACTAAATATCGTCAACAAATGGCTGTGGGTTTGCCACCAGCTGCAGCAGCTGCCCAAGCGGCGGCCGTAGCAGCAGCCGCTAACAATATGTTTGGTTCAAATAGTTCATTATTCTCTAAGCACTTGGCTATACCGGGTACGACACCAGCCgcagctgctgctgcagcagctgCCGCCGCCGCTGTGGCTGCTACCAGACAAACAGTGACAGCCGGTGTGGGAAGTGTAGGTGCGGCCGCCGCAGCAGCTGCAGCAGCAGCCGCGGCTGCTGGTGGTGCTGCCCAACCGGGTCGTTCGCGTCTCCTAGAAGATTTCCGCAACCAACGTTATCCAAATCTCCAGTTGCGTGACTTGGCCAATCACATAGTCGAGTTTTCACAAGATCAACATGGCTCCCGTTTCATACAACAGAAACTTGAACGTGCTACCGCGGCTGAAAAGCAAATGGTCTTTAATGAAATCCTAGGTGATGCCTACAGTCTCATGACTGATGTCTTTGGCAATTATGTCATACAGAAATTCTTTGAATTCGGTACTCCCGAACAGAAAAACACCTTGGGCATGCAGGTCAAAGGCCATGTACTACAGTTGGCTCTACAAATGTACGGCTGCCGGGTCATACAAAAAGCCTTGGAATCGATTTCGGCCGAACAGCAACAAGAAATTGTACGTGAGTTGGATGGCAACGTTTTGAAGTGTGTCAAAGATCAGAATGGCAATCATGTTGTACAGAAATGCATTGAATGCGTTGATCCCTCAGCATTGCAGTTCATCATAAATGCCTTCAAGAGTCAGGTGTATTCGTTAAGCACTCATCCCTACGGTTGTCGTGTTATACAACGCATTCTAGAGCATTGCACTGCGGAGCAGACACAGCCCATATTGGATGAATTACATGAACATACAGAACAATTGATACAGGATCAATATGGCAATTATGTTATACAACATGTATTGG aacATGGCAAACCTGAggataaatcaattttaattaatagtgTACGAGGCAAAGTATTGGTTTTGTCACAACACAAATTTGCTTCCAATGTTGTTGAGAAGTGTGTTACACATGCTACACGATCTGAGCGTACAGCACTTATTGATGAAGTCTGTACATTTAATGACAA TGCCTTACACGTTATGATGAAAGATCAGTATGCCAACTATGTGGTACAAAAAATGATCGATGTCTCGGAACCGACACAACTTAAGAAACTCATGAATAAAATACGCCCACATATGGCGGCGCTACGCAAATACACCTACGGCAAACACATTAATGCCAAATTGGAAAAGTATTTCATGAAAACCTCCAATCCCATCACAACAACAGCCACCAGCACACCAGGCGTAGTGGGTGTCGGTATAGGTATAGCTGCCTCCTCGGCTAATACCACAGCAGGCATAACAGTAACAGCGGGCAATACCATAACAACAGCAGCTGCCATTACCACAGCAGCAAATACCGCCACAGCCACAGCAGTTACACCGGCTGCTGTCAGCCAGCAATCGTTAGAGAATGGCATCAGTGTAAGCACACCTATGGACACAAGTGCTGTCAATGTCAGCAACTCGGTGACATCTGTAGTGACTAGCACAAATTTGGGACCCATTGGTCCACCCACCACAAATGGGGTTTTGTAA